One Caulobacter segnis genomic window carries:
- a CDS encoding outer membrane beta-barrel protein: MRILTCSAAMACIAFTAPQIAQAQDQTIASNFKRDKNVSVRQRPRPDYEATGQKTGGFTVYPRVTVDVEHNDNIYAVATGKTDDTIWRVKPEVAIRSDWSRHALGFFAGANVIRYTDNDTENAEEYTLAGNGRIDIDRGSNVALSAQAQKLIEPRTSPTAPTASGEPVEYDLNQGSIVLTKEFNRLRVTGRVDDKDFNYKDVRNIAGTGVVDQDFRDRNEIYYGAKAEYAVSPDTAVYLSALGNKKDYDTNIVASDRSSDGYVVGVGANFDVSELVRGDVQVGYMKQSYDNPAFSKIDGFNAAGRVEWFPTQLTTIALNGSRTIEESTALGSQGYISNNIGASIDHELLRNVLVSAAYTHGKDNYKGVDRDDKRDNFSATATYLLNRRVGLFLTYNYLKQDSSGAQSGASFKDNKVIASVALQF, encoded by the coding sequence TCGCGTTCACCGCGCCGCAAATTGCTCAGGCGCAAGACCAAACCATTGCCTCCAACTTCAAGCGCGACAAGAACGTCTCCGTTCGTCAGCGCCCGCGCCCGGACTATGAGGCGACCGGTCAAAAGACCGGCGGCTTTACGGTCTATCCGCGCGTGACCGTGGATGTCGAGCATAACGACAACATCTACGCCGTCGCGACGGGCAAGACCGACGACACCATCTGGCGCGTGAAGCCGGAAGTGGCGATCCGTTCGGACTGGTCGCGTCACGCGCTGGGCTTCTTCGCCGGCGCCAACGTGATCCGCTATACCGACAACGACACCGAGAACGCCGAGGAATACACCCTGGCGGGCAACGGCCGGATCGACATCGACCGCGGCTCCAACGTCGCCCTCTCGGCCCAGGCTCAGAAGCTGATCGAACCGCGCACCTCGCCGACCGCTCCCACGGCTTCGGGCGAGCCGGTCGAATACGATCTGAACCAAGGTTCGATCGTGCTGACCAAGGAGTTCAATCGCCTGCGCGTCACCGGTCGCGTGGACGACAAGGACTTCAACTATAAAGACGTTCGCAACATCGCCGGCACCGGCGTCGTTGATCAGGACTTCCGCGACCGCAACGAAATCTACTACGGCGCCAAGGCCGAGTACGCGGTCAGCCCGGACACGGCGGTCTATCTGTCGGCCCTGGGCAACAAGAAGGACTACGACACGAACATCGTCGCTTCCGACCGCTCGTCGGACGGCTATGTCGTCGGCGTTGGCGCCAACTTCGACGTCTCCGAGCTCGTGCGCGGTGACGTCCAAGTGGGCTACATGAAGCAGTCCTACGACAACCCGGCCTTCTCGAAGATCGATGGCTTCAACGCGGCTGGCCGCGTTGAGTGGTTCCCGACCCAACTGACGACCATTGCTCTGAATGGCTCGCGCACCATCGAGGAATCGACGGCCTTGGGTTCGCAAGGCTATATCTCGAACAACATCGGCGCCTCGATCGATCACGAACTCCTGCGGAACGTCCTGGTTTCGGCCGCCTATACCCACGGCAAGGACAACTACAAGGGCGTCGATCGCGACGACAAGCGCGACAACTTCTCGGCGACAGCGACCTATCTGCTGAACCGCCGCGTCGGTCTGTTCCTGACCTATAATTACCTGAAGCAAGACTCGAGCGGCGCGCAGAGCGGCGCCTCGTTCAAGGACAACAAGGTGATCGCCTCGGTCGCCCTGCAGTTCTAA
- a CDS encoding GumC family protein, whose protein sequence is MDGSGFETSNAPVNDTGALSFDLNIVIATFRRRFRLFAAVAVVVFAAVVLFTLQQTPKYTATAQVMLDVRKEQVTDMNAVLSGLPADSSVVDTEVEVLKSRSLASRVVKDLKLEQDPYFNPYLPDAKGATAWLSSLKKAAAPTATTDPLELQRQRERIVDNVLDGLKVRRAGLTYLISIEYTHVDPKRAADLANAFANLYLTEQLEAKFDATAKANEWLDTRVAELRDQVQQADAAVQQYKIANNLLSAEGATLTEQEISGLNQQLALSRASQAETDARLSIARQQLARGSTGEDVGESLNSPVVQQLRSQRAAKSAQVADLAGRYGDRHPDLLKARRELADIDGQIQAEIRRIISSLEAQAQVARQRTGSVAASVSQSKGTLAGNNRAAIGLAELERKSQSVKTLYETLLARFKQTTTQDGIEQADARVVSPAKIPTGPSYPKPSLNFALGLVLALGAGVAAVVLAEILMAGLFTEDEVERRLGLPYLGAVPSLGTTVDDAKTLKGLTPPDYLLAKPLSSFAESLRKLRASILFSKVGETVKVIAVTSSLPGEGKTTTTFSLARTLASSGAKVVVVDCDLRQSAISQFLKEPAPVGLLEVLNGVATLDQALIDDESGAQILPLAKSAYTPRDVLGSPAMHRLLQELRNRYEIVLLDTAPLLAIADTRILAPHADAVVMLVRWKKTPVKAVQSALALLQGTRAFIAGVALTQMDLKAQSRYGYGDSYYYYANYRKYYAD, encoded by the coding sequence ATGGACGGCTCCGGTTTTGAAACTTCGAACGCTCCGGTGAATGACACCGGAGCGTTGTCTTTTGACCTGAACATCGTGATCGCGACGTTCAGGCGACGCTTCCGGCTCTTCGCGGCCGTGGCGGTGGTGGTGTTCGCGGCGGTGGTGCTGTTCACCCTGCAACAGACGCCCAAATATACGGCGACGGCCCAGGTCATGCTGGACGTGCGCAAGGAACAGGTCACCGACATGAACGCGGTGCTCTCGGGGCTGCCGGCGGATTCGTCCGTCGTCGACACCGAGGTCGAGGTGCTGAAGTCGCGTTCTCTGGCTAGCCGGGTCGTCAAGGACCTGAAACTCGAGCAGGACCCGTATTTCAATCCTTACCTGCCGGACGCCAAGGGCGCGACGGCTTGGCTGTCTTCGCTGAAGAAGGCCGCGGCGCCGACCGCGACCACGGATCCCCTGGAGCTGCAGCGCCAGCGTGAGCGGATCGTCGACAACGTGCTGGACGGCCTGAAGGTTCGTCGCGCGGGTCTGACCTATCTGATCTCGATCGAATACACGCATGTCGATCCTAAGCGAGCCGCCGATCTGGCCAACGCCTTCGCCAACCTCTACCTGACCGAACAGCTCGAGGCGAAGTTCGACGCGACGGCGAAGGCCAACGAGTGGCTGGACACCCGGGTCGCCGAACTGCGCGACCAGGTCCAGCAGGCCGACGCCGCGGTCCAGCAATACAAGATCGCCAACAACCTGCTCAGCGCCGAGGGGGCGACCCTGACCGAGCAGGAAATCTCCGGCTTGAACCAGCAGCTGGCCCTGAGCCGCGCCTCGCAGGCCGAGACGGACGCCCGTCTCTCGATCGCGCGGCAGCAACTGGCGCGCGGCAGCACCGGTGAAGATGTCGGTGAGTCGCTGAACTCGCCGGTCGTGCAGCAGCTGCGCAGCCAGCGCGCCGCCAAGAGCGCTCAGGTCGCCGACCTGGCTGGTCGTTACGGTGATCGCCACCCCGACCTGCTGAAGGCGCGTCGCGAACTGGCCGACATCGACGGTCAGATCCAGGCGGAAATCCGACGCATCATCTCGAGCCTGGAAGCCCAGGCTCAGGTGGCTCGCCAGCGCACCGGTTCGGTGGCGGCCAGCGTCTCGCAATCGAAGGGCACGCTCGCTGGCAACAACCGGGCCGCCATCGGCCTGGCCGAGCTGGAGCGCAAGTCCCAGTCGGTCAAGACGTTGTACGAGACCCTGCTGGCCCGCTTCAAGCAGACCACCACCCAGGACGGCATCGAACAGGCCGACGCCCGCGTGGTGTCGCCCGCCAAGATTCCGACGGGGCCCAGCTATCCCAAGCCTTCGCTGAACTTCGCCCTGGGCCTAGTGCTCGCCCTGGGCGCGGGCGTCGCCGCGGTGGTGCTGGCCGAAATCCTGATGGCCGGCCTGTTCACCGAGGACGAGGTCGAGCGTCGCCTGGGCCTGCCCTATCTGGGCGCGGTGCCGAGCCTCGGCACCACGGTCGACGACGCCAAGACCCTGAAGGGCCTGACGCCGCCGGACTATCTGTTGGCCAAGCCGCTTTCCAGCTTCGCCGAAAGCCTGCGCAAGCTGCGTGCGTCGATCCTGTTCTCCAAGGTCGGCGAGACGGTGAAGGTCATCGCGGTCACCTCGTCCCTGCCGGGCGAAGGCAAGACCACGACCACCTTCTCGCTGGCGCGCACCCTGGCCAGCTCGGGCGCCAAGGTCGTGGTCGTCGACTGCGACCTGCGCCAGAGCGCCATCAGCCAGTTCCTGAAGGAGCCGGCTCCGGTCGGCCTGCTGGAGGTGCTGAACGGCGTGGCCACCCTGGACCAGGCGCTGATCGACGACGAGAGCGGCGCTCAGATCCTGCCGCTGGCCAAGTCGGCCTATACGCCGCGTGACGTGCTCGGCTCGCCGGCCATGCATCGCCTGCTGCAGGAGCTGCGCAACCGCTACGAAATCGTTCTTCTGGACACGGCGCCGCTGCTGGCGATCGCCGACACCCGCATCCTGGCGCCGCACGCCGACGCCGTGGTCATGCTGGTGCGTTGGAAGAAGACGCCGGTGAAGGCGGTGCAGTCGGCCCTGGCCCTGCTGCAAGGCACGCGGGCGTTCATCGCCGGCGTCGCCCTGACCCAGATGGACCTCAAGGCCCAGTCCCGCTACGGCTACGGCGACTCCTACTATTACTACGCCAACTATCGAAAGTACTATGCGGACTAG
- a CDS encoding O-antigen ligase family protein produces the protein MAAVFGVLQAAFLLGLLLSCGWARKVSSGLTSVWPGLMFVALLVAVAWGLTPFGPGGAHPVWRYLGPEGGSITVDRSSLVINILRLLGLACLFVASQIIGASETRRRALIWYLLLALGAFAALAIMNHVGVRARSRLTATLLSPNSAATLMGVGVIFAVAFFSQAIQRAGGSLRLDKLGLDASLSLGVAAVFGVALALTASRGGTFATVVGLAVLLTWQVIAQGRKVRAVAIIGGAAALLVVVGLAMRSADLTAARLENLEGDAAARQAIFAAHWEAFKSSPWFGFGLGSFPVVNQLVETTENLSVMYDVRATHNLYLQWLEEGGVVGSLFMLAWLLVALWRAGGEAIKPGMAGTLARATLAATLVVLLHGLSDFAVQVPALQALFAVGLGAVTASAPAPRRRNTQVVTPRGPIAFAGVVMVASLLVAIPLAASRFGGDLSAMPTAPAEVLATSIEAGLARNAPDAKAKARLEALSRREVAMRPGSGAAWLRKSALDFRRGDVAAANAALEHSLAVAPLQTSLFVSRTRLAYENWPLLSPAARQQVMYQARVEYGRSNGERRLKDLANSIQNPSGRIGLAFLIVAERAAKAEAKLP, from the coding sequence GTGGCCGCGGTGTTTGGCGTCCTCCAGGCCGCGTTCCTGCTGGGCCTGCTGCTTTCCTGCGGATGGGCGCGCAAGGTCTCCAGCGGGCTGACCTCTGTCTGGCCCGGCCTGATGTTCGTGGCCCTGCTGGTCGCCGTCGCCTGGGGCCTGACGCCGTTTGGCCCCGGCGGGGCGCATCCCGTCTGGCGCTATCTGGGCCCGGAAGGCGGGTCGATCACGGTCGATCGCTCATCCCTCGTCATAAACATTCTGCGTCTACTGGGCCTGGCCTGCCTGTTCGTGGCCAGCCAGATCATCGGCGCGTCCGAGACGCGGCGCAGGGCGCTCATCTGGTATTTGCTGCTGGCGCTGGGCGCGTTCGCCGCCCTGGCGATCATGAACCATGTCGGTGTCCGCGCCAGGTCGCGCCTGACGGCCACGCTGCTCAGTCCCAATAGCGCCGCCACGCTGATGGGCGTCGGCGTCATCTTCGCGGTGGCCTTCTTCTCCCAGGCCATCCAGCGCGCCGGCGGCTCGCTTCGGCTCGACAAGCTGGGCCTGGACGCCAGCCTGAGCCTGGGTGTGGCGGCCGTGTTCGGCGTGGCCCTGGCCTTGACGGCTTCGAGGGGCGGCACGTTCGCGACCGTCGTCGGTCTGGCGGTCCTGCTGACGTGGCAAGTCATCGCCCAAGGGCGGAAGGTCCGCGCGGTGGCGATCATCGGCGGCGCCGCGGCGCTGCTGGTCGTGGTCGGCTTGGCCATGCGCAGCGCCGACCTGACGGCCGCGCGCCTGGAGAACCTGGAAGGCGACGCCGCCGCGCGTCAGGCGATCTTCGCCGCTCACTGGGAGGCGTTCAAGTCTTCGCCCTGGTTCGGCTTTGGCCTGGGCTCGTTCCCCGTGGTCAACCAACTGGTCGAGACCACCGAAAATCTCAGCGTGATGTACGACGTCCGCGCCACCCACAACCTCTATCTTCAATGGCTGGAGGAAGGTGGGGTCGTCGGCAGCCTGTTCATGCTGGCCTGGCTGCTGGTCGCGCTGTGGCGCGCGGGCGGCGAGGCGATCAAGCCGGGCATGGCCGGAACGCTGGCGCGGGCGACCCTCGCCGCGACCCTGGTCGTGCTGCTGCATGGCCTTTCCGACTTCGCCGTCCAGGTTCCGGCCCTGCAGGCCCTGTTCGCGGTCGGCCTGGGCGCCGTGACGGCGTCCGCGCCCGCGCCGCGCCGTCGCAATACTCAAGTCGTCACGCCTCGGGGGCCGATCGCCTTCGCGGGCGTGGTGATGGTCGCCTCGCTGCTGGTGGCGATCCCGCTGGCCGCCTCCCGCTTTGGCGGCGACCTTTCGGCCATGCCCACAGCCCCTGCGGAGGTCTTGGCGACCAGCATCGAGGCGGGTCTCGCGCGAAATGCGCCCGACGCGAAGGCCAAGGCCCGTCTGGAAGCCTTGAGCCGTCGTGAGGTGGCGATGCGGCCCGGATCCGGCGCCGCCTGGCTGCGTAAGTCGGCGTTGGATTTCCGGCGCGGAGACGTCGCGGCGGCCAATGCGGCGCTGGAGCATTCCTTGGCCGTGGCGCCGCTGCAGACCAGCCTGTTCGTCAGCAGGACGCGCCTGGCCTATGAGAACTGGCCGTTGCTGAGCCCGGCCGCGCGGCAGCAGGTCATGTATCAGGCGCGGGTCGAATATGGCCGGTCTAACGGCGAACGCCGCCTGAAGGACCTGGCCAACAGTATCCAGAATCCGTCCGGCCGTATCGGCCTGGCCTTCCTGATCGTCGCCGAACGCGCCGCCAAGGCCGAAGCCAAGCTGCCTTAG
- a CDS encoding sugar transferase translates to MDGGSYSEFLAPGLSGPLPRVAVDLRKRALDIAASALLLMLFAPLLLLAALLIKLESPGPALFRQTRGGLGGARFQILKLRTMHCREDGPELVQAQRRDNRVTRTGRILRATSIDELPQLLNVLRGDMSLVGPRPHAAAHDDYYGMRIPEYYARYQARPGLTGWAQVKGLRGGTDTVEAMRRRVEADIDYIQTWSILKDAKIVLLTIPSLLVAENAY, encoded by the coding sequence GTGGACGGGGGATCGTATAGCGAATTTCTCGCGCCAGGATTGAGCGGGCCGCTCCCGCGTGTCGCGGTGGACTTGCGTAAACGTGCGCTCGACATCGCCGCCTCCGCCCTGCTGCTTATGTTGTTCGCGCCCCTGCTCCTGCTGGCCGCCTTGCTAATCAAGCTGGAATCGCCCGGGCCCGCTCTCTTCCGCCAGACGCGTGGCGGCCTGGGCGGCGCGCGTTTCCAGATCCTGAAACTGCGCACCATGCACTGCCGCGAGGACGGGCCCGAGCTCGTTCAGGCACAGCGTCGCGACAACCGCGTCACCCGGACCGGTCGGATCCTGCGGGCCACCAGCATCGACGAACTGCCGCAGCTGCTGAACGTCCTGCGGGGCGACATGTCCCTGGTCGGGCCGCGCCCGCACGCCGCCGCCCACGACGATTATTACGGCATGCGGATCCCGGAATATTACGCCCGCTACCAGGCGCGACCGGGTCTGACGGGCTGGGCCCAGGTCAAGGGCCTGCGCGGCGGCACGGACACGGTCGAGGCCATGCGCCGGCGGGTCGAGGCGGATATCGACTATATCCAGACTTGGTCGATCCTGAAGGACGCCAAGATCGTCCTCCTGACCATCCCCAGCCTGTTGGTCGCCGAGAACGCCTACTGA
- a CDS encoding transglutaminase-like cysteine peptidase: MFNTRNTVIGIAATVAMMTGASAQAGSMPFMPRGEGVSAPMGFADLCRRDTETCGLPNSQLALLGVGPNVSLVPTSSVGGASQYHREVDPKTAAEDARPTPVEASSAVAVEDAGQPREALSAAVPVAATIVAAVTEPAVSAWGARGERDQLKLLNQINQSVNREVKKASDLDIYGMPEYWSLPRLIDGKLYGDCEDYALEKRRRLIAAGVPESALSLAVAVTARGEGHAVLMISLKSGDVVLDNLTPWATPWEDLNYHWVQRQVPGTALWTTAV, encoded by the coding sequence ATGTTCAACACGCGCAACACTGTTATCGGAATTGCCGCCACCGTCGCGATGATGACGGGCGCCAGCGCCCAGGCCGGCTCGATGCCGTTCATGCCGCGCGGCGAGGGCGTCAGCGCCCCGATGGGCTTCGCCGATCTGTGCCGTCGCGACACCGAGACGTGCGGCCTGCCGAACAGCCAGCTGGCCCTGCTGGGCGTCGGCCCCAACGTCAGCCTCGTCCCGACCTCGTCGGTCGGCGGCGCGTCGCAATATCACCGTGAAGTCGATCCGAAGACCGCCGCCGAAGACGCCCGGCCGACCCCCGTCGAGGCCTCGTCGGCCGTCGCCGTCGAAGACGCTGGCCAGCCCCGCGAGGCCCTGTCCGCGGCGGTTCCGGTCGCCGCCACCATCGTCGCCGCCGTCACCGAACCGGCCGTCTCGGCCTGGGGGGCGCGCGGCGAGCGCGACCAGCTGAAGCTGCTGAACCAGATCAACCAGTCGGTCAATCGCGAGGTCAAGAAGGCCAGCGACCTGGATATCTACGGCATGCCGGAATACTGGTCGCTGCCGCGCCTGATCGACGGCAAGCTGTACGGCGACTGCGAGGACTACGCCCTTGAAAAGCGCCGCCGCCTGATCGCCGCCGGCGTTCCGGAAAGCGCCCTGTCGCTGGCCGTCGCCGTCACCGCTCGCGGCGAAGGCCACGCCGTGCTGATGATCTCGCTGAAGAGCGGCGACGTGGTTCTGGACAACCTGACCCCGTGGGCCACGCCCTGGGAAGACCTGAACTACCACTGGGTCCAGCGTCAGGTTCCGGGCACCGCCCTGTGGACCACCGCCGTCTGA